CTTCGTTCCCCGGCCATGTGCGGAATCTACGTATTTCGCGGTCTGACGCTTTCGCTCAATCTCTGACCACGCTTAAGGTGAAGGAGGCCAATATGGATATGCCCGATGTCGACAAGTCGCTTGCGAAACTCGGCGTGCCGCGCCGGATGCGCAAGAAGATCGGCCGCGTTTCGCGATCGCCCAAGCTTCGCGCGGCGGCGGCGCTGGTCCCCATTCTTACCGCTGGCCTCCTCGCGGCGCGCAGATTTGCACGCAAGGGGTCCTGAAAGTGGCGCCATCGAACCCCGAGGATCCGATTGAGCGTGACCGCGAGCACGCGGCTTCGCTCCGACTGTGGCTCGTCTATTTCGCCTTCGTCATTCTGGGCTCGGTCTGGTTCTTTCTCTTCCGGCTCTGACCGGCGCCGCCCACGCGGGTGCGGCAAATCCCAGAGCAGATGAGGCGACGGCCTGGTTGACCAAGGTCAATGACCTTTGCCGATGCGGTGTTCATGCCTTTCCAAAGATAGAAGTGAAGGGAGCTGTCGATGGCGGAAATCAGGCACCGAGGGCGCGCGAGCCAGCCCCGTCCAATCCATGTCGACGTGTTGATCGTTGGTGCCGGCATCTCGGGCATCGGTTCGGCCTATCATCTCCAGCAGCAGTGCCCGGGGAAGAGTTACGCGATCCTCGAGGCGAAACCGACCTTCGGCGGGACATGGGACACGCACAGATATCCCGGCGTGCGATCGGACTCGGACCTCTACACCTTCGGCTATCGCTTCAAGCCCTGGGTGGGCGCGCCGATCGCCAGCGGCGCCGAAATCCTCAAATATATGGGCGAGGTGATCGAGGAGAACGAGATCGGGGTCCATATCCATTATGGCCATCGCATTACCGCCTGCCACTGGTCGAGCGCCGCCAATCACTGGACGATAGAGGCGGTGCGCGCGTCGGATGGCGCGCCGGTTACCTTCACGGCCGGCTTCCTGTGGATGTGCCAGGGCTATTATGATCATGAGAAGCCCTATATCCCCGATTGGCCGGGACTTTCGGATTATGAGGGGCAGTTCATCCATGCCCAGCTCTGGGATTCGGCGATCGATTATGCGGGCAAGCGCATACTCGTCATCGGGTCGGGTGCGACGGCTGCGACCATCGTGCCGGCCTTCGCCGAAAAGGCGGCGCATGTGACGATGCTCCAGCGTTCGCCGACCTATTTCTACTGCAGCGAGAACAGGAACGAACTTGCCGATCGGCTTCGCGAGGTCGGAATCGACGAGCCCACGGTCCACCGCGTCGTGCGGGCACAGATCATGCACGACCAGGATCTGATGACACGGCGGTGCCAATCCGAGCCCGACGCGGTGTTCGAGGATCTGAAAGCGCTGATCCGGGGTTATTCGGGCGATCCCGACTTCAAATTCGAGCCGCATTTCACGCCGAAATACCGCCCGTGGCAGCAGCGGCTCGCCTTCTGTCCCGAAGGCGACATCTTCAAGGCGGCGACCCAGGGAAAGCTGACGGTCGTCACCGATACGATCGACCATTTTACTGCGACGGGTGTCCGCACGGTCGGCGGCGAGGAGATCGAGGCCGACATCATCGTGGCCGCGACCGGATTCAATCTGTCGGTGATGGGCGGGATCCCGTTCGATATCGACGGCGCACCCGTCGATTGGGCGAAGACGATCACCTATCGCGGGATGATGATGACCGGCGTGCCCAACCTTGCCTGGGTCATGGGCTATTTTCGCGCCAGCTGGACCCTCAGGGTCGACATGATGGGAGACTTTGTCTGCAACCTCCTCAACCATATGGACGACATCGGTGCGAGGAGGGTCGAGGTCGCGCTCAGGCCCGAGGATGAGGGCATGCAGATCCTGCCGTGGATCGAGGAGGATAATTTCAATCCGGGCTATCTGATGCGTGGGCTGGGCGCGATGCCGCGCCGCGGTGACAAACCCGAATGGCGCCACAATCAGGATTATTGGGCGGAGAAGGACGCTTTCCCGCGCATCGACCTGCGCGGAGCGGAGTTCGTCTATGACGGTGAGCGACCGGGGGTGTCCAAGCGGGCCACTACGGACGTTGCGGCCTGATGGCGTGGCCCCGCCGCAACATCGGCGAGGGGCATAGGCCTCCCATGATAGAGGCGGCCGCCCCGCGCAGTCCGTGACGCTCGCCCATCAGCTGGCTCTCGCCACGCTCGTCGTCGGCGTCACGGTCGTCGTGCATCTCGCCGGCCTGGCACTGTTGCTCGCCATTCTGCGCCGCTATCGGCGTGCTTCGCGGCGTTATCTCGTCATTCTTCTCAACGGCGGCGCGATCCTCGTCGCCGCCTTCGGGCTATTCGCGCTGCACTCGGCCGAAATCTGGATCTGGGCAGGCATTTACCAGCTGCTCGGCGCTTTCACAGACTTCGAGCATGCGCTCTATTTCTCGACATCGACCTATGTCACGATAGGCTATGGCGATCTCGTCCTGCCCCCGGGGCTGCGCGTCCTCGGTGCGATCGAGGGCGCGAGCGGTATCATCCTGATCGGCTGGTCCACGGCCTTCTTTTTCTCGATCGTCGATCGCATGAAACTCCTCGAACGCAGTTTGGATACCGATCATGGTGGCGGATGACCTAGCGGTGATGCTGACGCGGTGTGGCTGCTAGGCATAACCAATCGGTGCGGATGACACCGGATTTTCAGCCATGGCCGCGAGCCAGAGCGCGCCCAGTTCAAGGTCTATCCAGTCCGCGGCAAAGGGGTCGAGACCGGAACCCGGATAGAGACAATATTCCCCGAAATAGGGTCGACCCCCGATGTCGTAGAAGTCGATGCGAAGAAAATTCATGTCGCCGGCCAGCGTTTCGGCCGCCTCCAGCATCGCAGGCAGTGACGGTGGCGGGGGTGGTTCGTCCGCGGCCCTGACGAGCTGTCGCCAGCTACGGTCGTGAAGGATCCATCGATGCCGGCGGCCCCGCCCGAGATGGACCTGGACATGCGTTGCGGTGCCGCCGAACACATAGATCTTATAGTCGATCGGGAGTGGGAGCGCGCCGCCAAGAAGCGGCTCGGTGAGGATGCCGCGCGGAACGTCGCGATAGGCCCATTCGTCGAGCCAGCGCCCGTGGGGTCTGCGCTGCCAGCGGCGGGCTGTTCTGCGCAGTTGCTGCCATCGCGCGCAGTCGGGCACGGCCGTGATGACCCTATATTGATTGCAGCCGTGGCGCGACTTGATGATCGCGGGGGCCGGGAACGGGATCAGCCAGGGCAGGTCCGTGCCTTGCCAGAGCGTCGGCACGATCCACTCCTCGCCCAGCCGCGCCCCCGCCAAGCGCTTCGCCGCGATCTTGTCCATCATCTGGGTCTGGATCTGCGACCGATCGGTCAGCTTTCTAAGCTGCACAAGTTCGGTGAAGCGGGCGGGATGGTTCCAGTCGATGGGGCGGCCATGGCGCCA
This sequence is a window from Sphingopyxis sp. USTB-05. Protein-coding genes within it:
- a CDS encoding ATP-grasp fold amidoligase family protein, which translates into the protein MMDKIAAKRLAGARLGEEWIVPTLWQGTDLPWLIPFPAPAIIKSRHGCNQYRVITAVPDCARWQQLRRTARRWQRRPHGRWLDEWAYRDVPRGILTEPLLGGALPLPIDYKIYVFGGTATHVQVHLGRGRRHRWILHDRSWRQLVRAADEPPPPPSLPAMLEAAETLAGDMNFLRIDFYDIGGRPYFGEYCLYPGSGLDPFAADWIDLELGALWLAAMAENPVSSAPIGYA
- a CDS encoding potassium channel family protein; this translates as MTLAHQLALATLVVGVTVVVHLAGLALLLAILRRYRRASRRYLVILLNGGAILVAAFGLFALHSAEIWIWAGIYQLLGAFTDFEHALYFSTSTYVTIGYGDLVLPPGLRVLGAIEGASGIILIGWSTAFFFSIVDRMKLLERSLDTDHGGG
- a CDS encoding NAD(P)/FAD-dependent oxidoreductase, translated to MAEIRHRGRASQPRPIHVDVLIVGAGISGIGSAYHLQQQCPGKSYAILEAKPTFGGTWDTHRYPGVRSDSDLYTFGYRFKPWVGAPIASGAEILKYMGEVIEENEIGVHIHYGHRITACHWSSAANHWTIEAVRASDGAPVTFTAGFLWMCQGYYDHEKPYIPDWPGLSDYEGQFIHAQLWDSAIDYAGKRILVIGSGATAATIVPAFAEKAAHVTMLQRSPTYFYCSENRNELADRLREVGIDEPTVHRVVRAQIMHDQDLMTRRCQSEPDAVFEDLKALIRGYSGDPDFKFEPHFTPKYRPWQQRLAFCPEGDIFKAATQGKLTVVTDTIDHFTATGVRTVGGEEIEADIIVAATGFNLSVMGGIPFDIDGAPVDWAKTITYRGMMMTGVPNLAWVMGYFRASWTLRVDMMGDFVCNLLNHMDDIGARRVEVALRPEDEGMQILPWIEEDNFNPGYLMRGLGAMPRRGDKPEWRHNQDYWAEKDAFPRIDLRGAEFVYDGERPGVSKRATTDVAA